The following proteins are encoded in a genomic region of Neovison vison isolate M4711 chromosome 12, ASM_NN_V1, whole genome shotgun sequence:
- the LOC122891150 gene encoding olfactory receptor 6C75, producing the protein MRNHTTVTEFILLGLTDDPQWQVVLFIFLLVTYMLSVTGNLIIITLTLTDPHLQTPMYFFLRNFSFLEISFTSVCIPRFLVTIMTRDRTITYNGCVTQLFFFIFLGVTEFYLLAAMSYDRYVAICKPLHYMTIMSSRVCFLLVFSSWLAGFLVIFPPVMLLLKLDFCDSNIINHFICDSSPILQLSCTNTHFLELMAFFLAVVTLMVTLTLVILSYTYIIRTILRIPSTSQRKKAFSTCSSHMIVVSLSYGSCIFMYIKPSARERVTLNKGVAVLNTSVAPLLNPFIYTLRNQQVKQAFKNMVQRMVFSSNK; encoded by the coding sequence atgagaaatcACACAACAGTGACAGAGTTTATTCTTCTCGGGTTGACAGATGACCCACAGTGGCAGGTTGTacttttcatatttcttcttgTTACCTACATGCTCAGCGTGACTGGGAACCTGATCATTATCACCCTCACCCTTACAGATCCTCACCTGCAGACtccaatgtatttcttccttcgAAATTTCTCATTCCTAGAAATATCATTCACATCTGTCTGCATTCCCAGATTCCTTGTCACTATCATGACGAGGGACAGAACCATTACCTACAATGGTTGTGTGACTCagctatttttctttatcttcttgggGGTGACAGAGTTTTACCTTCTGGCTGCCATGTCCTATGACCGCTACGTGGCCATCTGCAAACCTCTACATTACATGACCATCATGAGCAGCAGAGTGTGCTTCCTTCTTGTCTTTAGCTCATGGCTTGCAGGATTCTTGGTCATCTTTCCACCAGTAATGCTGCTGCTGAAGTTGGATTTCTGTGACTCCAATATAATCAATCATTTTATCTGTGACTCCTCTCCAATTCTACAGCTTTCTTGCACAAATACTCACTTTCTAGAACTCATGGCATTTTTTTTAGCGGTGGTAACACTTATGGTCACCTTAACACTAGTTATTCTCTCTTACACATACATCATCCGGACAATTCTGAGAATTCCTTCCACAAGTCAAAGGAAAAAAGCCTTTTCCACTTGTTCCTCCCACATGATAGTGGTTTCCCTCTCTTATGGTAGCTGTATCTTCATGTACATCAAACCTTCCGCAAGGGAAAGGGTGACTTTAAATAAAGGAGTAGCTGTGCTTAATACCTCAGTGGCTCCTCTCTTGAATCCTTTCATATATACACTAAGAAATCAGCAGGTAAAGCAAGCCTTCAAAAACATGGTCCAGAGAATGGTCTtctcttcaaataaatga